The Brassica oleracea var. oleracea cultivar TO1000 chromosome C6, BOL, whole genome shotgun sequence genome includes a region encoding these proteins:
- the LOC106298276 gene encoding ubiquitin-conjugating enzyme E2 2-like, translated as MSTPARKRLMRDFRRLQQDPPAGISGAPQDNNILLWNAVIFGPDDTPWDGGTFKLTLQFTEDYPNKPPTVRFVSRMFHPNIYADGSICLDILQNQWSPIYDVAAILTSIQSLLCDPNPNSPANSEAARLFSENKREYNRRVKDIVEQSWTAD; from the exons ATGTCGACACCAGCGAGGAAGAGGCTGATGAGGGATTTCAGGAGGTTGCAGCAAGATCCTCCTGCTGGTATCAGTGGTGCTCCTCAGGACAACAACATCTTGCTCTGGAACGCTGTTATCTTCGG TCCAGATGATACGCCTTGGGATGGAG GTACTTTTAAGTTGACTCTTCAATTTACAGAGGATTATCCCAACAAACCACCTACTGTTCGTTTTGTTTCTCGCATGTTTCACCCAAACA TCTATGCAGATGGGAGTATCTGTCTTGATATCTTACAGAACCAGTGGAGTCCCATTTATGATGTCGCAGCGATTCTCACATCTATCCAG TCACTCCTCTGTGATCCCAACCCAAACTCGCCTGCAAACTCAGAAGCTGCTCGCTTGTTCAGCGAGAACAAGCGTGAGTACAACAGACGTGTTAAGGACATTGTCGAACAGAGTTGGACCGCTGACTAA